The proteins below are encoded in one region of Toxoplasma gondii ME49 chromosome IV, whole genome shotgun sequence:
- the RPL5 gene encoding ribosomal protein RPL5 (encoded by transcript TGME49_320050) — protein sequence MAFVKALKNKAYFKRYQVKYRRRRQGKTDYAARRALVLQDRNKYNAHKHRLVVRLTNKRIICQVVYSTIEGDRVLATAESTELPRYGVKIGLTNYAAAYCTGLLLARRVLKQLGMSETFEGVEATGEEYHIEENFGERRPFKVLLDVGIVRTTVGNRVFGAMKGAADGGLHVPHGIKKFPGYSKPEGEGEGSYDPEAHRARILGLHVADYMRQLKEEDPEKYSAQFSQYIKNKIEADDIEAMYKNAHAQIRKNPDAVKKERAANVQNVRQGNVIKTAKGQYVRHVKLTKAQRRERVQQKIAMIAEQMAEA from the exons gcagaaggcgac AGGGTAAGACTGACTACGCGGCCCGTCGTGCCTTGGTCCTCCAGGACCGCAACAAGTACAATGCACACAAGCACCGCCTGGTGGTGCGGCTGACAAACAAGCGGATCATTTGCCAGGTAGTCTACTCCACCATCGAGGGAGATCGTGTCCTCGCCACCGCAGAGTCGACCGAGCTGCCTCGCTATGGCGTCAAGATCGGCCTGACCAACTATGCGGCTGCCTACTGCACGGGGCTCCTCCTGGCCAGACGCGTGCTGAAGCAACTCGGCATGTCTGAGACCTTCGAGGGGGTCGAGGCCACCGGGGAGGAGTACCACATTGAGGAAAACTTCGGAGAACGTCGCCCGTTCAAGGTTCTCCTTGATGTCGGCATCGTCAGAACTACCGTCG GCAACCGCGTCTTCGGTGCGATGAAGGGCGCTGCTGACGGCGGCCTGCATGTTCCGCACGGTATCAAGAAGTTCCCAGGCTACTCCAAACCCgagggcgaaggcgaaggctcGTACGACCCTGAGGCCCACCGCGCCCGCATTTTGGGTCTGCACGTGGCGGACTACATGCGTCAGTTGAAGGAGGAAGACCCCGAGAAGTACAGCGCCCAGTTCTCTCAGTACATCAAGAACAAGATCGAGGCTGACGACATCGAGGCCATGTACAAGAACGCACATGCGCAGATCAGGAAGAACCCCGACGCGgtcaagaaggagagagccgCCAACGTCCAGAACGTCCGACAGGGCAACGTCATCAAAACGGCCAAGGGCCAGTACGTTCGCCACGTGAAGTTGACCAAggcacagagacgcgaacgtGTACAACAGAAG ATCGCCATGATTGCGGAGCAGATGGCTGAGGCATAA